The following is a genomic window from Ralstonia sp. RRA.
CGGTTTGCCATTGAGCAACGTTGGCTCGTCATCCTCGCCGTGCTCGGGATGGCGGCGCTCGGCGTCTACAACTACGGGAAGCTTCCCATCGACGCGGTGCCTGACATCACCAACGTCCAGGTGCAGATCAATACCGCGGCGCCCGGGTATTCTCCGCTGGAGACCGAGCAGCGGATTACCTACCCCATCGAGACCGTGATGGCCGGCTTGCCGGGGCTCGAGCAAACGCGCTCGCTGTCCCGGTACGGCCTGTCCCAGGTGACAGTGATCTTCAAGGACGGCACGGACATCTACTTCGCCCGCCAACTGGTGAACCAGCGGATCCAGGAGGCCAAGGAACGGCTGCCCGGCGGGGTCACGCCCGCCATGGGTCCAATCTCCACGGGGCTGGGGGAAATCTACCTGTGGACCGTCGAAGCGGAAGACGGCGCTCGCAAGCCCGACGGTGCAGCCTACACGCCCACCGACCTGCGGGAAATTCAGGATTGGGTGGTCAAGCCGCAACTGCGCAACGTGACCGGTGTGACCGAAATCAATTCGATTGGCGGCTACGCCAAGGAGTACTTGGTTGCGCCCAGCCTGGAACGGCTGGCTTCCTACGGGCTGACGCTCACGGATCTGGTGAGCGCACTCGACAAGAACAACAGCAATGTCGGCGCCGGCTACATCGAGCGCCGCGGCGAGCAGTACCTCGTACGCGCCCCTGGACAGGTCAAATCGCTCGACGATATACGCGACGTCATCGTGGGCACGGCGCAAGGGCAGCCCATTCGCATCCGCGACGTCGCCGATGTTGACATCGGACGGGAGCTGCGCACCGGTGCCGCCACGGAGAACGGCAAGGAGGTCGTGCTGGGTACAGTGTTCATGCTGATCGGCGAGAACAGTCGGGCGGTATCCCAGGCCGTCGACAAGAAAATGGCGGAGATCAATCGTACGCTGCCCGCCGGCGTCAAGGCGGTGACTGTGTACGATCGGACCGTGCTGGTCGACAAGGCGATCGCGACGGTCAAGAAGAATCTGCTCGAAGGCGCGATCCTCGTTATCGCCATTCTTTTTCTGTTCCTGGGCAACATCCGCGCCGCTGTCATCACGGCGATGGTTATCCCGCTGGCGATGCTGTTCACGTTCACCGGCATGGTCAGCTACAAGATCAGTGCGAACCTGATGAGTCTGGGGGCGCTGGATTTCGGCATCATCATCGATGGTGCCGTGGTGATCGTCGAGAACTGCGTGCGTCGCCTGGCGCACGCCCAGGAGCACCACAAGCGAGAGCTGACCCGCAGCGAGCGCTTCCACGAGGTGTTCGCAGCAGCGCGGGAAGCGCGGCGACCGCTGCTCTTCGGCCAGTTCATCATCATGATCGTGTACCTGCCGATCTTTGCCCTGACTGGCGTGGAGGGCAAGATGTTCCACCCCATGGCGTTCACGGTGGTATTGGCGTTGCTTGCAGCCATGGTGTTGTCCATGACGTTCGTGCCGGCTGCGGTCGCCCTGTTCATCGGGCGCAAGGTGGCGGAGAAGGAAAACCGGCTGATGGAGTGGGCCAGGCATCGCTATCAGCCGATGCTCGACGCGTCATTGGCCAACACGCCCATCGTGCTGACTTTTGCGTGCATTGCGATCGTCTTCTGCCTGGCCGTGGCATCCCGGTTAGGAAGCGAGTTCGTGCCGAATCTGAACGAAGGCGACATCGCTATCCAATCACTGCGCATCCCCGGAACGAGCCTGTCTCAATCGCTGGAGATGCAAAAGCAAGTCGAGTCGACGCTCAAGGCCAAGTTCCCCGAGATCGAGCGCATCTTCGCCCGTACCGGGACGGCGGAAATCGCCTCCGACCCGATGCCGCCCAACATCTCGGACGGCTACATCATGCTCAAACCGCAGGCGCAGTGGCCCAAGCCAAAGAAGACAAAAGAGGAGCTGCTCAGTGCGATTCAGGCGGAAGCTGAGAGGATTCCCGGCAACAACTACGAGTTCTCGCAGCCGATCCAGCTGCGTTTCAACGAGTTGATCTCCGGCGTTCGCTCCGATGTGGCGATTAAGATTTTCGGCGACGACAACGATGTGCTCAATGAAACCGCCGGCAAGGTTGCGGCGGTATTGCAAGGCATACAGGGCGCTACGGAAGTCAAGATCGAACAGACCACGGGGCTTCCCATGCTGTCGGTCAACATCGATCGTCAAAAGGCGGCCCGGTATGGATTGAACATGAGCGATGTGCAGGATGCGGTTGCGATTGCGATCGGCGGGAAGGAGGCAGGCACATTCTTCCAGGGCGACCGACGGTTCGACATTCTGGTGCGCCTGCCCGATACCGTGCGGGGTGACTTGGAGGCGTTGCGTCGCTTGCCGGTGCCACTACCAAAAAGCGCTGCTGGCGAGTCGAAGACGACCTACATCCCCTTGAGTGAAGTGGCCTCGCTCGACTTGGCCCCCGGGCCAAATCAGGTGTCGCGCGAGAATGGCAAGCGCCGCATCGTCATCAGCGCCAATGTGCGAGGCCGGGACATTGGGTCGTTCGTTCCGGAGGCCGAGGCCGCAATTGAGCGGCAAGTCAAGATTCCCACGGGGTACTGGATAACCTGGGGCGGTACGTTCGAGCAATTGCAGTCCGCAACGACGCGGCTGCAGATCGTCGTGCCGGTTGCGTTGCTGCTCGTGTTCGTCCTACTCTTTGGGATGTTCAACAGCGTGAAAGACGGGCTTCTCGTGTTCACCGGCATTCCGTTTGCGTTGACCGGCGGTATTCTCGCGTTGTGGTTGCGAGGCATACCGCTCTCCATTTCGGCAGCGGTCGGCTTTATCGCGCTCTCCGGTGTCGCGGTGCTCAACGGTCTGGTGTTGCTGTCGTTCATCCGATCGTTGCGCGAAGAAGGCCAATCGCTTGATACCGCGATCCGCACCGGGGCCCTCACGCGCTTGCGGCCCGTGTTGATGACAGCGCTGGTCGCCTCGCTTGGCTTCGTCCCGATGGCCATTGCGACTGGAACGGGAGCCGAGGTGCAACGACCGCTGGCCACCGTGGTCATTGGGGGGATTCTGTCTTCGACGGCACTGACCCTGCTGGTATTACCGGTCCTCTATCGCCTGGCGCACCGCAAGGACGAAGCCGAGGACATGGAGCGGACGGGCGAGATGGCACCGCGGTCCGCCTGACGGAGATGGAGTTGACGGCGCGGACCCCGATGGTCCGCGCCGCTTACGCAAGGAGCTTTCGCCATGGGCGCAGGACATGACCACAGCCATGCAACCGGGAACGAGCGTGCATTGAAAATCGCGCTCGCGCTGACCAGCACGTTTCTGCTCGCCGAGTTGATCGGCGGCATTTTGACCAAGAGCTTGGCGCTGATCTCCGATGCCGCGCATATGTTCACGGATGCCGCGGCACTGGCCATTGCGCTCGCAGCGATCCAGATCGGCAAGCGGCCGGCAGACAAGCAGCGGACGTTCGGGTACTACCGTTTTGAGATTCTGGCGGCGGCCTTCAATGCGCTGTTGCTGTTTGGGGTAGCGCTGTACATCCTCTACGAGGCATATCAGCGCTTGCGCGCGCCTGCCGAAGTGCAATCGTTGGGCATGCTGGGGATCGCCACCATCGGCCTCGTCGTCAACATCGTCAGCATGCGAGTTCTCGCAGGCGGCCGAGAACAGAGCCTCAACATCAAGGGGGCCTACCTGGAGGTCTGGAGCGATCTGCTGGGCTCGATCGGCGTCATTTTTGCGGCGATCGTTATCCGGTTCACCGGTTGGACCTGGGTCGATTCGGCTATCGCCGTGCTGATTGGGCTGTGGGTGCTGCCTCGCACCTGGATCCTGCTCAAATCCAGCATCAACATTCTGCTTGAAGGCGTGCCAGAGGATATCGACTTACCATCCGTGGAGCAGGCGCTGTTGACAATTCCCGGCGTTCGCAGCATGCACGACCTGCATGTGTGGTCCTTGACGAGCGGCAAGACCAGCTTGACGGTGCACTTGGTCAACGAACCCGCCGTCAATCCCGAACGCGACATTCTGCCGGTCGCCCGAGACCGGCTTGCCGAACGCTTCGGCATCACGCATATCACCATCCAGTTCGAACTGCGGCCGTGCGCGCAGGCGGATGCCGTGACGCATTTCCGGCCCAGCGAGCCTATTGCTGCTGCGACGAGCGGCCAACCCGACGAACGCCACGGTCATCAAGGACACTCTCATTGAAAATACTGGTCATCGAGGACGAGGCTCGAACCGCGGAATACCTGCTCAAGGGCCTGACTGAATCCGGATTTGTTGTCGATATTGCCGCAAACGGCATGGACGGGGCGCATCTCGCCAGCGAGGTGCGGTACGACCTGATCCTGCTGGATGTCATGCTGCCGGGTGCAGACGGCTGGAGCGTGATCAAGATGATCCGGCAGAAGAGTGATGTCCCGGTTCTGTTTCTGACGGCGCGGGATGACGTGGCCGATCGGGTACGTGGTTTCGAACTCGGCGCCGACGACTACTTGGTGAAGCCGTTCGCGTTTGCCGAACTGCTCGCCAGAATTCGCCGCTGCCTGCGGCAAAGCAGCGGTCGCGAATCCGAGCATCTGAGCGTCGGCGATCTCGATATCGATGTCCTTGGCCGCAAAGTCGTACGCGCCGGCGTCAAGGTGGAGTTGACCAGCCAGGAGTTCGTCCTGCTCCATCTGTTGGCTCGCCGCAGTGGGGAGGTGCTTTCCCGCACGTCCATCGCCTCGCACGTCTGGGATGTCAACTTCGATACCGACACGAACGTCGTGGACGTGGCGATACGCCGTCTTCGCGCCAAGCTCGATGAGCCGTTCGATACCAAACTGATCCATACCGTCCGGGGCATGGGTTATGTCCTTGATCCTCATCGCGGAAAATGAGACGTGGCGCGTTCACTGATCGGTCGGCTGACCTCGCTATTCTCGATCCTGGTCACGTTTGCGCTGGCTAGCATGGGGGCCTACGCCTACTACGCCCTGGATACTCAACTACGCTCGCGGGACGTAGAAATCATCGAGGCCAAGCTGACGCAGGTGAGCCACCTGGTCCGAGACGCTGGCAGCCTTGAGCAGACCGAGAAATTCGAACACAGCTTGTTCGATCTGGTCAGGGGATACGATGGTTTGACGTTGAGACTCCGAACACCGCAAGGCCGGCTCGTCTATCGAACGGCTGACGACCTGCCATCGGATTTCGATCAGGCGGCCACTGGGGTGGGAA
Proteins encoded in this region:
- a CDS encoding CusA/CzcA family heavy metal efflux RND transporter yields the protein MFERIIRFAIEQRWLVILAVLGMAALGVYNYGKLPIDAVPDITNVQVQINTAAPGYSPLETEQRITYPIETVMAGLPGLEQTRSLSRYGLSQVTVIFKDGTDIYFARQLVNQRIQEAKERLPGGVTPAMGPISTGLGEIYLWTVEAEDGARKPDGAAYTPTDLREIQDWVVKPQLRNVTGVTEINSIGGYAKEYLVAPSLERLASYGLTLTDLVSALDKNNSNVGAGYIERRGEQYLVRAPGQVKSLDDIRDVIVGTAQGQPIRIRDVADVDIGRELRTGAATENGKEVVLGTVFMLIGENSRAVSQAVDKKMAEINRTLPAGVKAVTVYDRTVLVDKAIATVKKNLLEGAILVIAILFLFLGNIRAAVITAMVIPLAMLFTFTGMVSYKISANLMSLGALDFGIIIDGAVVIVENCVRRLAHAQEHHKRELTRSERFHEVFAAAREARRPLLFGQFIIMIVYLPIFALTGVEGKMFHPMAFTVVLALLAAMVLSMTFVPAAVALFIGRKVAEKENRLMEWARHRYQPMLDASLANTPIVLTFACIAIVFCLAVASRLGSEFVPNLNEGDIAIQSLRIPGTSLSQSLEMQKQVESTLKAKFPEIERIFARTGTAEIASDPMPPNISDGYIMLKPQAQWPKPKKTKEELLSAIQAEAERIPGNNYEFSQPIQLRFNELISGVRSDVAIKIFGDDNDVLNETAGKVAAVLQGIQGATEVKIEQTTGLPMLSVNIDRQKAARYGLNMSDVQDAVAIAIGGKEAGTFFQGDRRFDILVRLPDTVRGDLEALRRLPVPLPKSAAGESKTTYIPLSEVASLDLAPGPNQVSRENGKRRIVISANVRGRDIGSFVPEAEAAIERQVKIPTGYWITWGGTFEQLQSATTRLQIVVPVALLLVFVLLFGMFNSVKDGLLVFTGIPFALTGGILALWLRGIPLSISAAVGFIALSGVAVLNGLVLLSFIRSLREEGQSLDTAIRTGALTRLRPVLMTALVASLGFVPMAIATGTGAEVQRPLATVVIGGILSSTALTLLVLPVLYRLAHRKDEAEDMERTGEMAPRSA
- a CDS encoding cation diffusion facilitator family transporter, with amino-acid sequence MGAGHDHSHATGNERALKIALALTSTFLLAELIGGILTKSLALISDAAHMFTDAAALAIALAAIQIGKRPADKQRTFGYYRFEILAAAFNALLLFGVALYILYEAYQRLRAPAEVQSLGMLGIATIGLVVNIVSMRVLAGGREQSLNIKGAYLEVWSDLLGSIGVIFAAIVIRFTGWTWVDSAIAVLIGLWVLPRTWILLKSSINILLEGVPEDIDLPSVEQALLTIPGVRSMHDLHVWSLTSGKTSLTVHLVNEPAVNPERDILPVARDRLAERFGITHITIQFELRPCAQADAVTHFRPSEPIAAATSGQPDERHGHQGHSH
- a CDS encoding heavy metal response regulator transcription factor; the protein is MKILVIEDEARTAEYLLKGLTESGFVVDIAANGMDGAHLASEVRYDLILLDVMLPGADGWSVIKMIRQKSDVPVLFLTARDDVADRVRGFELGADDYLVKPFAFAELLARIRRCLRQSSGRESEHLSVGDLDIDVLGRKVVRAGVKVELTSQEFVLLHLLARRSGEVLSRTSIASHVWDVNFDTDTNVVDVAIRRLRAKLDEPFDTKLIHTVRGMGYVLDPHRGK